One region of Bosea sp. 29B genomic DNA includes:
- a CDS encoding extracellular solute-binding protein, with protein sequence MTHPTRRGVIAGASSLAALSAGGAFAQSAPASPVMLNIIDVAGNLQLTQASIEKFAKDNPKLISRLNFSRAPSPELPAKLKAQQDANRVDIDMVLTGPGAMSDGIQQGLWVDVWKSHTASLPKAEEIYHEQALMMQRNFGQNEGVAVVYSPSGPLFEYMADKLKTVPKTAEEFLAYVKANPNRFTYARPLNSGPGWTFLQGMPYILGDSDPTDPMNGWAKTWAYLKELGTAIDYYPTGTAATMKELGDGTRDCIVSTLGWDINPRALGIVPKEAKVFTLANTHWIPDTQFMCIPKGVAADKIAVILALMSHLLKPESQAATYDKGYFYPGPAIKGVTLAMAPKESQDVLKEFGRPEYDGLISSLPTRPPLTPARLVAAFRRWDQEIGVGHAPK encoded by the coding sequence ATGACCCATCCGACACGGCGCGGCGTGATCGCCGGCGCTTCCAGCCTCGCCGCGCTCTCTGCCGGCGGAGCCTTCGCCCAGAGCGCGCCTGCAAGCCCGGTGATGCTCAACATCATCGACGTCGCCGGCAATCTGCAGCTGACGCAGGCTTCGATCGAGAAGTTCGCCAAGGACAATCCGAAGCTGATCTCGCGCCTGAACTTCTCGCGGGCGCCCTCGCCCGAATTGCCGGCCAAGCTCAAGGCGCAGCAGGACGCCAACCGCGTCGACATCGACATGGTGCTGACCGGGCCGGGCGCGATGTCAGACGGCATCCAGCAGGGCCTGTGGGTCGATGTCTGGAAGTCGCACACCGCGAGCCTGCCCAAGGCCGAGGAGATCTATCACGAGCAGGCGCTGATGATGCAGCGCAATTTCGGCCAGAACGAAGGCGTCGCCGTCGTCTATTCGCCCTCCGGGCCGCTGTTCGAATACATGGCCGACAAGCTCAAGACGGTGCCGAAGACGGCCGAGGAATTCCTCGCCTATGTGAAGGCGAACCCCAACCGCTTCACCTATGCCCGCCCGCTCAACTCCGGCCCCGGCTGGACCTTCCTGCAGGGCATGCCCTACATCCTCGGCGACAGCGATCCGACCGACCCGATGAACGGCTGGGCCAAGACCTGGGCCTATCTCAAGGAGCTCGGTACCGCGATCGACTATTATCCGACCGGCACCGCCGCGACGATGAAGGAGCTCGGCGACGGCACGCGCGACTGCATCGTCTCGACGCTGGGCTGGGACATCAACCCGCGGGCGCTGGGCATCGTGCCGAAGGAGGCGAAGGTCTTCACTCTCGCCAACACGCACTGGATCCCCGACACGCAGTTCATGTGCATTCCGAAGGGTGTCGCGGCAGACAAGATCGCGGTGATCCTGGCGCTGATGTCGCATCTGCTGAAGCCGGAATCGCAGGCGGCGACCTATGACAAGGGCTATTTCTATCCCGGCCCCGCGATCAAGGGCGTGACGCTGGCGATGGCGCCGAAGGAGAGCCAGGACGTGCTGAAGGAATTCGGCCGGCCCGAATATGACGGGCTGATCTCAAGTCTGCCGACCCGCCCGCCATTGACGCCCGCGCGCCTGGTCGCCGCCTTCCGGCGCTGGGACCAGGAGATCGGCGTCGGCCACGCGCCGAAGTAA
- a CDS encoding Gfo/Idh/MocA family oxidoreductase encodes MTRKLGIAVIGLGPAALPHSRSLIDLAGRVDVRYVASRSQERLDAYRAQFPFPGSTDIDAVLADETVEAVIVLTPPASHRDVGVRCLAAGKHVLVEKPLELTVARSEELVAAARRAGKAFGVVLQHRFRPASRRLKAALDGGELGSVEAALLQVPWWRPQSYYDEPGRGTMARDGGGVLLTQAIHSFDLFRSLVGVSKVVAAQVHTTALHRMETEDYVGALLETGNGAPATLVTTTAAHPGHPERIEIIGSRGHAALVGGRLQLSFLDGRSEVVEAEGNTGSGANIMDFPHDAHRAVIADFIDAIEEGRDPVVTGEEALTSQRWIDAILAAGRG; translated from the coding sequence GTGACACGCAAGCTCGGCATCGCCGTCATCGGGCTGGGACCGGCCGCCCTGCCCCATTCGCGCAGCCTGATCGATCTGGCTGGCAGGGTCGATGTCCGCTACGTCGCCAGCCGCTCGCAGGAGCGGCTCGACGCCTATCGCGCCCAGTTCCCTTTCCCCGGCAGCACCGACATCGACGCGGTTCTGGCTGACGAAACCGTCGAGGCGGTGATCGTGCTGACGCCGCCGGCGAGCCACCGAGATGTCGGTGTCCGCTGCCTTGCCGCTGGAAAGCATGTGCTGGTCGAGAAACCGCTGGAGCTGACTGTCGCGCGCAGCGAGGAACTCGTCGCGGCGGCGCGGCGGGCCGGCAAGGCCTTCGGTGTCGTGCTGCAGCACCGCTTCCGGCCGGCGAGTCGGCGGCTCAAGGCGGCATTGGATGGCGGCGAGCTCGGCAGCGTCGAGGCTGCCCTGCTGCAGGTTCCGTGGTGGCGGCCGCAGAGCTATTACGATGAGCCCGGCCGCGGCACGATGGCGCGCGACGGCGGCGGCGTGCTGCTGACGCAGGCGATCCACTCCTTCGACCTGTTCCGCTCGCTGGTCGGGGTATCCAAGGTCGTCGCTGCGCAGGTGCATACTACCGCGCTGCACAGGATGGAGACCGAGGACTATGTCGGCGCCCTGCTGGAAACGGGGAACGGCGCGCCGGCGACGCTGGTGACCACCACCGCCGCCCATCCCGGCCACCCCGAGCGCATCGAGATCATCGGCAGCAGGGGCCATGCGGCGCTGGTCGGCGGGCGTTTGCAGCTATCCTTCCTCGACGGCCGCTCGGAGGTGGTCGAGGCCGAGGGCAATACCGGCAGCGGCGCCAACATCATGGACTTCCCGCATGACGCCCATCGCGCCGTGATCGCCGACTTCATCGACGCGATCGAGGAAGGGCGCGATCCGGTGGTGACAGGTGAGGAAGCCTTGACCTCGCAGCGCTGGATCGACGCGATCCTGGCGGCAGGCCGCGGCTGA
- the solA gene encoding N-methyl-L-tryptophan oxidase has translation MSSSHYDVIVAGVGAMGSAACWHLAKRGLKVLGLERFDLGHAMGSSHGLTRIIRLAYFEGSHYVPIVKRAHQLWQETGDAAGLKLLHVTGSLDLAPEGLGPVESSLQSCLDHDLEHEMLGRDEIMRRFPGFHLPEGYLGLWQPDGGFVASEKAIYAHVGLAQSKGAEIRTGEPMLDWQPTADGGVTVRTERTTYSAGRLVITSGGWITDAVPQLARSMTTVRQAIGWFTTRRPELFREGAFPVFILSAEEGTFYGFPLYEHPGFKLGGPHFAREPMDPRQPDRTPSPNQVRLIRECLARYLPDANGDPLTVKGCVYTVSPDEDFVIDAVPGVPQAVFASACSGHGFKFASAIGEILADLATAGRSAFDLSPFSLSRFDA, from the coding sequence ATGAGTTCATCGCATTACGACGTGATCGTCGCCGGCGTCGGTGCGATGGGCTCTGCCGCCTGCTGGCACCTGGCCAAGCGCGGGCTCAAGGTGCTCGGTCTCGAGCGTTTCGACCTCGGCCATGCCATGGGCTCCTCGCACGGGCTGACGCGGATCATCCGCCTCGCCTATTTCGAGGGCTCGCATTATGTGCCGATCGTCAAGCGCGCCCATCAGCTCTGGCAGGAGACCGGCGATGCGGCCGGGCTGAAGCTGCTGCACGTCACCGGCTCGCTTGATCTTGCGCCCGAGGGGCTCGGCCCGGTCGAGTCCTCGCTGCAATCCTGCCTCGACCATGATCTCGAGCACGAAATGCTCGGCCGCGACGAGATCATGCGCCGCTTCCCCGGTTTCCATTTGCCGGAAGGGTACCTCGGCCTCTGGCAGCCGGACGGCGGCTTCGTCGCCTCGGAGAAGGCGATCTACGCCCATGTCGGGCTGGCGCAGTCGAAGGGCGCGGAGATCCGCACCGGCGAGCCGATGCTCGACTGGCAGCCGACCGCCGATGGCGGCGTCACTGTCCGCACGGAACGAACCACCTATTCGGCCGGGCGGCTGGTGATCACCTCGGGCGGCTGGATCACGGACGCGGTGCCGCAGCTCGCGCGCTCGATGACGACGGTGCGCCAGGCGATCGGCTGGTTCACCACGCGCCGCCCGGAGCTGTTCCGCGAAGGTGCTTTTCCCGTCTTCATCCTCAGCGCCGAGGAAGGCACCTTCTACGGCTTCCCGCTCTACGAACATCCCGGCTTCAAGCTCGGCGGGCCGCATTTCGCGCGCGAGCCGATGGATCCGCGCCAGCCGGACCGGACGCCGAGCCCCAACCAGGTCAGGCTGATTCGCGAATGCCTGGCGCGCTACCTCCCCGACGCCAATGGTGACCCGCTGACGGTGAAGGGCTGTGTCTACACTGTCTCGCCCGACGAGGACTTCGTCATCGACGCCGTGCCCGGCGTGCCGCAGGCGGTGTTCGCCTCGGCCTGCTCCGGCCACGGCTTCAAATTCGCCAGCGCGATCGGCGAGATCCTGGCGGATCTCGCCACCGCCGGCCGCTCCGCCTTCGATCTCTCGCCCTTCTCCCTCTCCCGCTTCGACGCCTGA
- a CDS encoding methyl-accepting chemotaxis protein, with amino-acid sequence MLARSVWRLLGRAGPAAAPAALQAVAEAPQQLPGPAETSISEAINELESDVVAAMRRLNDGLDQAEHCSERSEIRSREIRGGMAELRDAALQASDNSSALATATLQVSEAAERVGAAMSGARDMLDNAAERAAEATAMINGLAAATGEIRSIVDAIAEIARQTNLLALNATIEAARAGEAGKGFGVVAQEVKSLSLGVREAVDHIRNQVDRLNQTAQGSAAVVTDAFRLVGEVNPVMATVGEASHEQAAAAAELSRSAEATARFIETVRDRVSEVDRVALAAAQENIDARRALAEGARQAEGLLERFVPTLRHTVFADRRQHDRFPAECPVRLEFGERIVAGQTIDLGFGGALLSVANSELRPRMRGTIAVEGLPPLPCRVMARSDLGLHIAFERGEEVAHAALHRRLAEIEESYRPLIEQAQEFAHRVAALLESALRTGRLSEEDLFDTDYQPVPDSNPRQFANRALPVLQAILPSVMEQAKASDPRLVFTLPIDRNGYVPVHHPEYSRPQRPGDPDWNPAYSRDRRIFDDRAGITAARSARPFIIQSYQRDMGSAGVQLMREVDAPLRVAGRHWGGVRMAYRMA; translated from the coding sequence ATGCTTGCTCGTTCCGTCTGGCGCCTGTTGGGCCGTGCCGGCCCCGCTGCCGCGCCAGCTGCGTTGCAGGCCGTGGCCGAGGCGCCACAGCAGCTTCCCGGTCCCGCCGAGACTTCGATCAGCGAGGCGATCAACGAGCTGGAGAGCGACGTCGTCGCTGCGATGCGTCGTCTCAATGACGGGCTCGACCAGGCCGAGCATTGCTCCGAGCGTTCGGAAATCCGATCCCGCGAGATTCGCGGCGGCATGGCCGAGCTGCGTGACGCTGCCCTGCAGGCAAGCGATAATTCGTCGGCGTTGGCAACTGCGACGCTGCAGGTGTCGGAGGCGGCCGAACGCGTCGGAGCTGCCATGTCCGGCGCCCGCGACATGCTCGACAACGCCGCTGAACGTGCCGCGGAGGCGACGGCGATGATCAACGGGCTCGCGGCTGCGACCGGCGAGATTCGTTCGATCGTCGACGCCATCGCGGAAATCGCCCGCCAGACCAATCTGCTCGCCCTCAACGCGACGATCGAGGCGGCTCGCGCCGGCGAGGCCGGCAAGGGCTTCGGCGTTGTCGCGCAGGAGGTGAAGTCGCTTTCGCTCGGCGTGCGTGAGGCGGTCGACCATATCCGCAATCAGGTCGATCGGCTGAATCAGACGGCGCAGGGCTCGGCGGCGGTGGTCACCGACGCCTTCCGCCTCGTCGGCGAGGTCAATCCGGTCATGGCGACCGTCGGCGAGGCCTCGCACGAGCAGGCGGCGGCCGCGGCTGAGTTGTCGCGCAGCGCCGAGGCGACCGCCCGCTTCATCGAGACGGTGCGTGACCGCGTCAGCGAGGTCGACCGTGTCGCGCTCGCAGCCGCGCAGGAGAACATCGATGCCAGGCGGGCGCTCGCCGAAGGCGCGCGCCAGGCGGAAGGCTTGCTGGAGCGTTTCGTGCCGACGCTGCGCCACACCGTCTTCGCCGATCGGCGCCAGCACGACCGTTTCCCGGCCGAGTGTCCGGTCAGGCTCGAATTCGGCGAGCGCATCGTCGCCGGGCAGACGATCGACCTTGGCTTTGGCGGCGCCCTGCTGTCGGTTGCCAATTCCGAACTGAGGCCGCGGATGCGCGGCACGATCGCAGTCGAGGGCCTGCCGCCGCTGCCGTGCCGGGTGATGGCGCGCAGCGATCTCGGCCTCCACATCGCCTTCGAGCGCGGCGAGGAGGTGGCGCATGCGGCGCTGCATCGGCGGCTCGCCGAGATCGAGGAAAGCTATCGCCCGTTGATCGAGCAGGCTCAGGAATTCGCACATCGGGTCGCCGCTCTGCTCGAATCGGCGCTGCGCACCGGCCGCCTCAGCGAGGAGGACCTGTTCGATACCGATTATCAGCCCGTTCCGGACTCCAATCCGCGCCAGTTCGCCAACCGGGCGCTGCCGGTCTTGCAGGCGATCCTGCCGTCGGTGATGGAGCAGGCCAAGGCGAGCGATCCGCGCCTCGTCTTCACCTTGCCGATCGACCGCAACGGCTATGTCCCGGTGCACCACCCGGAATACTCGCGGCCGCAACGGCCGGGCGATCCGGATTGGAACCCCGCCTATAGCCGCGATCGGCGCATCTTCGATGACCGGGCCGGGATCACCGCCGCTCGCTCGGCGCGGCCCTTCATCATCCAGTCCTATCAGCGCGACATGGGCAGCGCGGGCGTCCAGCTGATGCGCGAGGTCGACGCGCCGCTGCGCGTCGCCGGCCGCCATTGGGGCGGCGTGCGCATGGCCTATCGGATGGCGTGA
- a CDS encoding cyclic nucleotide-binding domain-containing protein, with protein sequence MNEHSAAARPAPAPMDFRQLARGLGTVITYAAGDVIFREGDEPAHAYIVLSGRVEVRSRGKLIEEVGEGRAFGIISLIDNKTRSATAKAAESSEIALVTSKQFRFMVETTPNFVWYVLSEVVDRLRATNSAL encoded by the coding sequence ATGAACGAGCATTCCGCCGCGGCTAGGCCTGCTCCTGCACCCATGGACTTTCGCCAGCTCGCGCGCGGTCTGGGAACGGTGATCACTTACGCCGCCGGGGACGTGATCTTTCGCGAGGGCGACGAACCCGCCCATGCCTACATCGTTCTTTCCGGCAGGGTCGAAGTCAGAAGCCGCGGCAAGCTGATCGAAGAGGTCGGAGAGGGGCGAGCCTTCGGCATTATCTCGCTCATCGACAACAAGACGCGATCCGCCACTGCAAAAGCGGCGGAGTCATCCGAAATCGCCCTGGTCACGTCGAAGCAATTCCGGTTCATGGTCGAAACGACACCGAATTTCGTCTGGTATGTGCTGTCGGAAGTCGTGGACCGGCTGCGAGCAACCAATTCGGCGTTGTGA
- a CDS encoding TRAP transporter small permease subunit, protein MDAPLALSRAIDTLNRKIGQWVAWLILVAVIVSAVNAIIRKVFNVSSNSWLELQWVLFGAVFLLCASWTLQVKEHIRIDIVNNLLPKHVQQWIDLIGHLLFLLPFCALMVYHSGPFFMRSYQVNEQSLSAGGLPQWPAKGLLIIGFFLLLLQGISEVIKQIAIMRGKLDDDETLRGHAAAAEAEAQRLLEQARAEGLAP, encoded by the coding sequence GTGGACGCACCCCTCGCTTTGAGCCGCGCTATCGATACCCTCAACCGCAAGATCGGTCAGTGGGTCGCGTGGCTGATCCTCGTCGCCGTCATCGTCTCCGCCGTCAACGCGATCATCCGCAAGGTCTTCAACGTCTCATCGAACTCCTGGCTCGAGCTCCAATGGGTGCTGTTCGGCGCCGTGTTCCTGCTCTGCGCCTCCTGGACGCTGCAGGTGAAGGAGCACATCCGCATCGACATCGTGAACAACCTGCTGCCGAAGCACGTGCAGCAATGGATCGACCTGATCGGCCATCTCCTGTTCCTGCTGCCGTTCTGCGCACTGATGGTCTACCACTCCGGCCCGTTCTTCATGCGCTCCTACCAGGTCAACGAGCAATCGCTCTCGGCCGGCGGCCTGCCGCAATGGCCGGCCAAGGGCCTGTTGATCATCGGCTTCTTCCTGCTGCTGCTGCAGGGCATCTCGGAAGTGATCAAGCAGATCGCGATCATGCGCGGCAAGCTCGACGACGACGAGACGCTGCGCGGCCACGCCGCTGCCGCCGAGGCCGAGGCCCAACGCCTGCTTGAGCAGGCCAGGGCCGAAGGCCTCGCCCCGTGA
- a CDS encoding DMT family transporter produces MATAAQNRRGIIAMLAAMTLFCCNDALVKLAREAFPAGQALALRTAFAILAGVALVVFMGDWRKLPLGLRPLVLMRAIVEALAALTFNWALGLLPLANITAIVMASPLLIVLFAAVLRIETVGWRRMLALVVGFIGVLIVMRPGADGFSAAALVALAGTGLVAIRDLTTRFISSEIPSTVISLTAMVFVGALGLGMGLVEPWQSPWRIQTIYLGLAALLVTAASFCIISAFRNTDVGVVAGYRYSVVLVAVLIGWLVWGDTPDGIAYAGIALIVGSGLYTLHRQRARPDSQLKPEGDKPL; encoded by the coding sequence TTGGCCACCGCCGCCCAGAACCGCCGCGGAATCATCGCCATGCTGGCGGCGATGACGCTCTTCTGCTGCAACGACGCTTTGGTGAAGCTCGCGCGCGAGGCCTTCCCCGCCGGGCAGGCGCTGGCGCTGCGTACAGCGTTCGCCATTCTGGCCGGCGTCGCGCTGGTGGTGTTCATGGGCGACTGGCGCAAGCTGCCGCTCGGACTGAGGCCGCTGGTGCTCATGCGCGCAATCGTCGAAGCGCTGGCCGCACTGACGTTCAACTGGGCGCTGGGGCTGCTGCCACTCGCCAACATCACGGCGATCGTGATGGCCTCGCCCCTGCTCATCGTCCTCTTCGCCGCAGTGCTGCGGATCGAAACCGTCGGCTGGCGCCGAATGCTGGCACTGGTGGTCGGCTTCATCGGCGTGCTGATCGTGATGCGCCCGGGCGCCGACGGCTTCAGCGCGGCCGCCTTGGTTGCGCTCGCCGGCACAGGTCTCGTCGCCATCCGCGACCTGACCACCCGCTTCATCAGCAGCGAGATCCCCTCGACGGTGATCTCCCTGACCGCGATGGTCTTCGTCGGGGCGCTGGGCCTCGGCATGGGCCTGGTCGAACCCTGGCAATCGCCCTGGCGGATCCAGACCATCTATCTCGGCCTGGCGGCGCTGCTGGTGACGGCAGCCAGCTTCTGCATCATAAGCGCCTTCCGCAACACCGATGTCGGCGTCGTCGCGGGCTATCGCTACTCGGTCGTTCTCGTCGCCGTGCTGATCGGCTGGCTGGTCTGGGGCGACACGCCGGACGGCATCGCCTACGCGGGAATCGCGCTGATCGTCGGCAGCGGCCTCTACACCCTGCATCGCCAGCGCGCCCGCCCCGATTCGCAGCTGAAGCCCGAGGGCGACAAACCGCTATGA
- a CDS encoding multidrug effflux MFS transporter, whose product MTAKPTLTVLVAISTLQPIALNMLAPATPALARNFATSYATIQLTLTLFLVAVALTQLIVGPLSDRYGRRPCVIAGTAVFAAGSVLGALADSAGILLFARVLEGAGSGTTFALARAIIRDTAGRDQAARQIATVTMVMVVAPMITPYLGGHIETNLGWRMIFWSMAAAAAIVLVLVGLRLPETAPNVGVRTSLTGIFRAFPELARDRSFIRNVVALAMTSAAFFAFIAAAPFIVVETMGRGSDTYGAYFIINAFGYMVGNFTMSRLVLRHGTATMAWIGLIISFVAITVAFAIALTPWWTPLTLFLPLAISAIGNGLTLPGATAAALSARPELAGSAAGLAGAIQLGSGALATVVISSLVAHWPPALMAMMWLMLVVALLALRKEPRRRKD is encoded by the coding sequence ATGACAGCGAAGCCGACCCTCACCGTCCTCGTCGCGATCTCGACGCTGCAGCCGATCGCCCTCAACATGCTGGCGCCGGCGACCCCAGCGCTCGCCCGCAACTTCGCCACCAGCTATGCGACGATCCAGCTGACGCTGACCCTCTTCCTGGTCGCGGTCGCGCTGACGCAGCTGATCGTCGGGCCGCTCTCCGACCGGTACGGGCGCCGGCCCTGCGTGATCGCCGGCACAGCCGTGTTCGCAGCGGGTTCCGTGCTCGGAGCCCTGGCGGACAGCGCGGGCATCCTGCTGTTCGCGCGCGTGCTCGAAGGCGCCGGTTCCGGCACGACCTTCGCCCTGGCACGCGCCATCATCCGCGATACGGCGGGCCGCGACCAGGCGGCACGGCAGATCGCGACCGTCACCATGGTCATGGTGGTGGCTCCGATGATCACGCCCTATCTCGGCGGCCATATCGAGACCAATCTCGGCTGGCGCATGATCTTCTGGTCAATGGCCGCGGCGGCCGCGATCGTGCTGGTCCTGGTCGGACTGCGCCTGCCCGAGACGGCACCGAATGTCGGCGTGCGGACCTCGCTCACCGGCATCTTCCGGGCTTTTCCGGAGCTGGCGCGCGACCGCAGCTTCATCAGGAACGTCGTCGCGCTGGCGATGACGTCCGCCGCCTTCTTCGCCTTCATCGCCGCAGCGCCGTTCATCGTCGTCGAGACGATGGGGCGCGGCTCCGACACTTACGGCGCCTATTTCATCATCAACGCCTTCGGCTACATGGTGGGTAATTTCACCATGTCCCGATTGGTGCTGCGGCACGGCACGGCGACGATGGCCTGGATCGGCCTGATCATCTCCTTCGTGGCGATCACCGTCGCCTTCGCGATCGCGCTGACGCCATGGTGGACGCCGCTGACGCTGTTCCTGCCGCTCGCCATCAGCGCCATCGGCAACGGCTTGACGCTGCCCGGAGCGACCGCTGCGGCGCTTTCGGCCCGGCCCGAGCTCGCGGGCTCGGCAGCCGGCCTCGCCGGCGCGATCCAGCTCGGCTCGGGCGCGCTCGCGACCGTGGTGATCAGCTCGCTGGTCGCGCATTGGCCGCCAGCTCTGATGGCGATGATGTGGCTGATGCTGGTCGTCGCTTTGCTGGCCTTGCGCAAAGAGCCGCGTAGGCGAAAGGACTGA
- a CDS encoding Gfo/Idh/MocA family oxidoreductase — translation MRFSAIGLDHRHIYHMVGGLLEAGAECAGFDPATSDPRVLAGFRERFPQLREAPAEALLDDPTIDLIVCAGIPSERAGLAVRAMQAGKDVMVDKPGVTTFEQLAKVEQVVAETGRIFSVCFSERFIVPATIVAGKLIADGAIGRVVQTVGLGPHRLNRTIRPDWFFDRRYFGGILTDIASHQIDQFLHFTGSPDAEIAASGTGHFGVPDLPDFEDFGEILLRSDRANGFIRVDWFTADGLPSWGDGRLTILGTEGTIELRKYVDIAGRPGTDHVFLVDKAGTRHIDASGEPLTYFRNLIADIADRSETAATQRHMFTVCRLALHAQDRAVRLPVRGTEAK, via the coding sequence ATGCGCTTTTCTGCCATCGGCCTCGACCACCGCCATATCTACCATATGGTCGGTGGCCTGCTGGAGGCCGGCGCGGAGTGCGCCGGCTTCGATCCTGCGACCAGCGATCCGCGCGTGCTCGCCGGCTTCCGCGAGCGCTTCCCGCAACTGCGGGAGGCGCCGGCTGAGGCGCTGCTCGACGATCCCACGATCGACCTCATCGTCTGCGCCGGCATCCCCTCGGAGCGGGCCGGCCTCGCCGTCAGGGCGATGCAGGCCGGCAAGGACGTGATGGTCGACAAACCCGGCGTCACGACCTTCGAGCAGCTCGCCAAGGTCGAGCAGGTCGTCGCGGAGACGGGCCGCATCTTCTCGGTCTGCTTCTCCGAGCGCTTCATCGTCCCGGCCACCATCGTCGCCGGCAAGCTGATCGCGGACGGTGCGATCGGACGCGTCGTGCAGACGGTCGGCCTCGGCCCGCACCGGCTCAACCGGACGATCCGGCCGGACTGGTTCTTCGACAGGCGCTATTTCGGCGGCATCCTCACCGACATCGCCTCGCACCAGATCGACCAGTTCCTGCATTTCACCGGCTCGCCCGATGCCGAGATCGCCGCCTCCGGTACCGGCCATTTTGGCGTGCCGGATCTGCCCGATTTCGAGGATTTCGGCGAGATCCTGCTGCGCAGCGACCGGGCGAATGGCTTTATCCGCGTCGACTGGTTCACCGCCGACGGCCTGCCGAGCTGGGGCGACGGCCGGCTCACCATCCTCGGCACCGAGGGGACGATCGAGCTGCGCAAATATGTCGACATCGCCGGCCGGCCCGGCACCGACCATGTCTTCCTGGTCGACAAGGCCGGCACGCGCCATATCGACGCCTCGGGCGAACCGCTCACCTATTTCCGCAACCTGATCGCCGACATCGCGGACCGCAGCGAGACGGCGGCGACACAGCGGCACATGTTCACGGTCTGCCGGCTCGCTTTGCATGCGCAAGATCGGGCCGTGCGCCTGCCCGTCAGAGGAACCGAGGCAAAGTGA